A genomic stretch from Candidatus Methanomassiliicoccus intestinalis Issoire-Mx1 includes:
- a CDS encoding ASCH/PUA domain-containing protein, protein MIHELKIMPDYFEAVVIGAKTFELINDDRGFQIRDILILKEWDPDAEEFTGREVVRRICYVLKRVPGLTSGYAILGIEEGSE, encoded by the coding sequence ATGATTCATGAATTAAAGATAATGCCAGATTATTTTGAAGCAGTGGTTATTGGAGCAAAGACATTTGAGCTGATAAATGATGACAGAGGTTTCCAGATTCGCGATATTCTCATTTTGAAAGAATGGGATCCAGACGCTGAAGAATTTACGGGCAGGGAAGTGGTCAGACGCATCTGCTATGTATTGAAGCGTGTCCCAGGTCTGACTTCTGGATACGCCATTCTGGGTATCGAGGAGGGATCGGAATGA